One genomic segment of Catalinimonas alkaloidigena includes these proteins:
- a CDS encoding SusC/RagA family TonB-linked outer membrane protein, whose translation MKRLFMSFLIVCFLFTAAAAQLAFHERIHPDDQDNQQSLKSVLLKFETQHKVSIVFQDQDVKDKTVDESHIDYKELENALYHVLKPLGLKYEKIKSNVFVILEENASQQIKKVENKTVSNHDLSQVNQQLLARPQVYLSSGLKNFQKTLEQTISGKVTDIESGEGLPGVNILAKGTNSGTVTDISGNYKLSVGDEVTALVFSSIGYTTEEVNIEGRSVIDVVLSQDIQSLTEVVVTALGIERKREALAYSVSEVKGEEFTQARETNVANALTGKIAGVNATGLATGPGGSSRVIIRGNGSLVGDNQPLYVVNGMPIDNSIPGGGSTTSGQGINVDRGDGIAGINPDDIETISVLKGGAAAALYGSRAANGVILITTKRGKGQKGIGVEYNGNLTFDTPSMFPDYQYEYGQGFDGRKPLTQAEALSSGRLSFGAPMDGEPSIQFDGVERPYSPVNVKDNIKNFYRTGVTFVNTVALSGGSDNVNFRLSLSDMDVESVVPNSSFNRKTTNLNLNAYLGKRLSFETVVQYNLEEANNRPGTGYADYNAGWATHLVANTVDIRSLAPGYDENGREIEWNPVPVANNAYWVVNRYQNNDEKNRFIGQANLQYDILDNLYIRGSVSRDFYNFDYVGITPYNTAFEPQGRYESLKSDVSETNAMLTLNYNTSFLNNFNLTAMVGGNRQKGVNNATSIDGSQFTIPYFYSYTNLATLTVTPDNRVTATNSLFGSADLDYKGLLYLSLTGRQDWFSTLSPENNSIFYPSIGGSFILSEAVDLPNAISFVKLRGSWAQVGGATPDPYLINQTFDMVQGGHNGRPVQQISTDLVTNPDLRPLTSTTYEAGIDVQLMESRLGIDLTLYNRTTTDDIVQTNVSEASGYRRALLNVGELNNKGIELLLTGRPVSSSNFNWNVSYNMAYNKSEIISLAEGLNTVQVGSGIGGGSIQNEVGRPYGIIKGYRMKTNENGQVVFNTNSGYEVRSDIEELGLGVPPLTMGMTNDFRYKNFSLNVLLDGKFGNSIYSNLAQYSHRFGLTKATLPGRENGLQLSGVDEEGNPYERVVPIEELDTYYDNHKNYTDIFVYNGSFIKLRQVIFSYNLPVEKLDFIKLQSASISLVGRNLAILHKHTDLFDPESSYTNGNAQGLEAFGVPRTRSFGVNLMVKF comes from the coding sequence ATGAAGAGACTTTTTATGTCTTTTTTAATCGTATGCTTCCTCTTTACCGCAGCAGCAGCCCAGTTGGCGTTTCATGAACGCATTCATCCCGATGACCAGGACAACCAGCAATCCCTGAAATCAGTGTTGCTAAAGTTTGAAACACAGCACAAGGTGAGTATTGTTTTTCAGGATCAGGACGTGAAAGACAAAACAGTGGACGAAAGTCATATTGACTACAAAGAACTAGAAAATGCGCTCTACCATGTACTTAAGCCACTGGGTTTGAAGTACGAAAAAATTAAGAGCAATGTCTTTGTCATTCTGGAGGAAAATGCTTCTCAGCAGATTAAAAAAGTGGAGAATAAAACAGTCAGCAATCATGACTTATCACAGGTAAATCAGCAGTTGCTGGCTCGGCCCCAGGTATATCTGAGCTCCGGTTTGAAAAATTTTCAAAAAACGCTGGAGCAAACCATCAGCGGTAAAGTGACAGACATAGAATCCGGAGAAGGACTTCCCGGAGTGAATATTCTGGCCAAAGGAACCAATTCAGGTACAGTGACCGATATCAGCGGCAATTACAAGCTGAGCGTAGGAGATGAAGTTACTGCCTTGGTCTTCTCTTCCATCGGATATACCACCGAAGAGGTAAATATTGAAGGAAGAAGCGTCATAGATGTGGTCCTTTCACAGGACATACAATCTTTAACTGAAGTGGTGGTAACTGCTTTGGGTATAGAGCGTAAGCGAGAGGCACTGGCGTATTCCGTTTCTGAAGTGAAGGGGGAAGAGTTTACTCAGGCCAGGGAAACCAATGTGGCCAATGCTTTGACTGGGAAAATAGCTGGTGTCAATGCCACAGGCCTAGCCACAGGTCCCGGTGGTTCCAGCCGCGTTATCATTAGGGGAAACGGATCATTGGTAGGCGATAACCAGCCACTCTATGTGGTAAACGGTATGCCCATTGATAATTCCATTCCCGGTGGAGGTTCTACCACCAGTGGACAAGGTATCAATGTAGACAGGGGAGATGGTATCGCCGGTATCAACCCTGATGATATTGAAACTATCAGCGTACTGAAAGGGGGAGCAGCGGCAGCATTGTACGGTTCAAGAGCGGCCAATGGCGTCATTTTGATTACCACCAAAAGAGGTAAAGGGCAGAAAGGGATAGGCGTAGAATACAACGGTAACCTTACCTTTGATACGCCGTCCATGTTTCCTGATTATCAATATGAATATGGGCAGGGCTTTGATGGAAGAAAACCCCTTACCCAAGCTGAAGCCCTGAGTTCCGGTCGTCTGTCTTTCGGCGCACCTATGGACGGTGAACCTTCCATTCAGTTTGACGGCGTAGAGCGTCCTTATTCACCAGTTAATGTAAAAGATAACATCAAAAACTTTTACAGGACAGGCGTTACTTTTGTCAATACCGTAGCCCTGAGTGGTGGCAGCGATAATGTGAACTTTAGATTGTCATTGTCCGATATGGACGTAGAAAGTGTGGTTCCCAATTCCAGCTTCAATCGAAAAACTACAAATCTTAATCTGAATGCCTATCTGGGTAAAAGACTCAGCTTTGAAACTGTTGTGCAGTATAACCTGGAAGAAGCCAATAACAGGCCGGGTACCGGCTATGCCGATTACAATGCCGGTTGGGCAACGCATCTGGTAGCCAATACAGTGGATATCAGAAGTCTGGCGCCCGGTTATGATGAAAACGGTAGAGAGATTGAATGGAATCCCGTTCCTGTGGCCAACAATGCCTATTGGGTGGTCAATCGCTACCAGAACAATGATGAGAAAAACCGTTTCATCGGTCAGGCCAATCTTCAGTACGACATCTTGGATAACCTGTACATCAGAGGGAGTGTAAGCCGTGACTTTTACAATTTTGATTATGTGGGCATTACCCCTTACAATACCGCCTTTGAACCTCAGGGAAGATATGAGTCGCTCAAATCAGACGTATCTGAAACCAATGCAATGCTGACATTGAATTACAATACTTCTTTCCTAAACAACTTCAACCTCACAGCCATGGTGGGCGGAAACAGACAAAAAGGAGTGAATAATGCCACCTCCATTGATGGAAGTCAGTTTACCATTCCTTACTTCTACAGCTATACCAACCTGGCCACCCTGACTGTGACACCTGATAATCGGGTAACGGCTACCAATTCCCTGTTTGGTTCTGCGGATCTGGACTACAAAGGGCTGTTATATCTATCATTAACCGGACGTCAGGATTGGTTTTCTACGCTGAGTCCTGAAAACAACAGCATCTTTTATCCTTCCATTGGCGGTAGCTTCATTTTATCGGAAGCAGTTGATCTGCCCAATGCCATAAGCTTTGTCAAGCTGAGAGGCTCCTGGGCACAGGTAGGTGGTGCCACACCTGATCCTTACTTGATCAATCAGACTTTCGACATGGTGCAGGGCGGGCATAACGGAAGACCTGTGCAGCAAATTTCTACCGATCTGGTAACCAATCCTGACCTCCGCCCCCTTACCTCTACTACCTACGAAGCAGGTATTGATGTACAACTGATGGAAAGCCGTTTAGGCATAGATTTAACCCTGTATAACCGTACCACTACAGATGATATTGTCCAGACGAATGTTTCAGAAGCATCCGGTTATAGAAGGGCATTGCTCAATGTGGGCGAGCTGAATAATAAAGGGATTGAATTGTTGTTAACCGGCAGACCAGTGAGCAGCAGCAATTTCAACTGGAATGTAAGCTACAACATGGCCTACAATAAAAGTGAGATCATCAGTCTGGCGGAAGGGTTGAACACAGTGCAGGTAGGCAGCGGAATCGGAGGTGGTTCTATTCAGAATGAAGTGGGCAGACCTTACGGTATCATCAAAGGCTACAGAATGAAAACCAATGAAAATGGACAGGTAGTTTTTAATACCAATAGTGGGTATGAGGTGCGTAGTGACATTGAAGAACTGGGCCTGGGTGTGCCTCCTCTAACCATGGGAATGACCAATGATTTTCGTTACAAAAACTTCTCCCTGAATGTATTGCTGGATGGTAAATTTGGCAACTCAATTTACTCCAATCTGGCGCAATATTCTCACCGTTTCGGTCTGACAAAGGCAACACTACCTGGCAGAGAAAATGGCTTACAACTCTCCGGTGTAGATGAAGAAGGAAATCCTTATGAGAGGGTAGTACCTATAGAAGAACTTGACACCTATTATGATAACCATAAAAACTATACGGATATTTTTGTGTACAATGGAAGCTTCATCAAACTTCGTCAGGTAATTTTCAGCTACAACCTTCCGGTAGAAAAGCTGGATTTTATTAAGCTTCAATCTGCCTCCATCTCATTGGTAGGTCGTAATCTTGCCATACTGCATAAACATACCGACTTGTTTGACCCGGAGTCCAGTTACACCAATGGAAACGCACAGGGTCTGGAAGCTTTTGGTGTTCCCAGAACCCGCAGTTTTGGTGTAAACCTGATGGTGAAATTTTAA
- a CDS encoding FecR family protein — protein sequence MKNHHMNYQSYAIEDFLLDKKFRDWVEHPHEDLDVFWNDFLSNHPEKAEELMSAKEILQKMKFKKHSLSADEVSDLLAGIHKGKDKAVVRPAADDNVLPMHPAYSTAQTNNRTLLGRRRTLSIAASISLLFMFTALILWLSIHTNEEVYATAYGETKPISLPDGSLATLNANSSLRFPSAWNDREAREVWLEGEAFFEVKKISQNDNLKSQMPYKFVVHTDGVAIEVLGTEFNVNTRREKVQVVLNSGKVRLKWQEKEMLMQPGELIEVSKKGSEVAQRIVKPETYSSWKENHLLCDATTLREIAQTIEDRFGYEVVFQDRQLSQIEVSGTIPLDNMETFELVISRLINVHFELKGNKLLISK from the coding sequence ATGAAGAACCATCATATGAACTACCAAAGTTACGCCATAGAAGATTTTTTGCTGGACAAAAAATTCAGGGATTGGGTGGAGCACCCTCATGAGGATCTGGATGTTTTTTGGAATGACTTCTTAAGCAATCATCCTGAAAAAGCAGAAGAGCTGATGAGTGCAAAAGAGATATTGCAAAAAATGAAGTTCAAAAAACACTCTTTAAGTGCAGATGAGGTAAGTGACTTATTGGCTGGCATTCATAAGGGAAAAGATAAAGCAGTAGTTCGCCCTGCAGCAGACGATAATGTATTACCAATGCATCCTGCTTATTCTACAGCTCAGACAAACAATAGAACATTGTTGGGTAGGAGAAGAACTTTAAGTATCGCTGCCAGCATCAGTTTGCTGTTCATGTTTACGGCTCTGATCCTCTGGTTGAGTATACATACAAACGAGGAAGTATATGCTACGGCCTATGGTGAAACCAAGCCCATCTCATTGCCAGATGGATCACTAGCGACCTTGAATGCAAACTCCAGCCTGCGTTTCCCCTCAGCCTGGAACGATAGGGAAGCGAGAGAAGTATGGCTGGAAGGTGAGGCATTCTTTGAAGTCAAAAAAATCAGTCAAAATGACAATTTGAAATCACAGATGCCTTACAAATTTGTGGTGCATACAGATGGGGTTGCTATAGAAGTATTGGGTACAGAATTTAACGTAAATACCCGCAGAGAAAAGGTGCAGGTAGTGCTCAATAGCGGTAAAGTGCGGTTGAAATGGCAAGAAAAGGAAATGCTGATGCAGCCCGGTGAACTCATAGAGGTGAGCAAAAAAGGAAGTGAAGTAGCGCAAAGGATAGTCAAACCGGAGACTTATTCTTCCTGGAAAGAAAATCATCTGTTGTGTGATGCGACAACATTGCGTGAAATAGCCCAAACCATTGAAGATCGTTTTGGCTATGAGGTGGTTTTTCAGGATCGGCAATTAAGCCAAATTGAAGTGTCAGGTACGATACCCTTGGATAATATGGAAACATTTGAACTGGTAATTTCCAGACTCATCAATGTGCATTTTGAATTGAAAGGAAATAAGCTTTTGATCAGTAAATAA
- a CDS encoding RNA polymerase sigma factor, with translation MIPEPYKYAFNHLDDDRLWAELKSGSQKAFEYVYQKNVQNLFDYGMHLHADSDLIKDAIQELFIHIWQRRNSLGDVKNIRNYLMVSFRRCVITHLEAHKKWHVPMLEKIRYSVEEVDVSQESRMIANEVFVRQEQDLMTAIEKLPSRQKEIIYLLFFKKFSQKEIAQMMCINLASVYTLTSKAIKNLKKQLK, from the coding sequence ATGATTCCAGAGCCATACAAATATGCTTTTAATCATCTTGATGATGACCGACTTTGGGCTGAACTCAAATCCGGAAGTCAAAAGGCTTTTGAATATGTCTATCAGAAAAATGTGCAAAATTTATTTGACTATGGTATGCATCTTCATGCTGATTCAGATCTGATTAAAGATGCTATACAGGAGTTATTTATTCATATCTGGCAGCGCAGAAATTCTTTGGGTGATGTGAAAAATATCCGCAACTACCTAATGGTCAGCTTCAGAAGGTGTGTTATTACCCATCTAGAAGCGCATAAAAAATGGCATGTCCCTATGCTTGAAAAGATAAGATATTCTGTAGAAGAAGTGGATGTATCGCAAGAAAGCCGCATGATCGCCAATGAAGTTTTTGTACGCCAGGAACAGGACCTGATGACTGCTATTGAAAAGCTGCCTTCCCGACAAAAAGAAATTATCTACCTGCTATTTTTCAAGAAGTTTTCCCAAAAGGAAATAGCACAAATGATGTGTATCAATCTGGCGTCCGTCTATACGCTAACTTCCAAAGCCATCAAAAATTTAAAGAAGCAATTAAAGTAG
- a CDS encoding VCBS repeat-containing protein, whose translation MQRLIHLFLLLIFVTSLGCSQQGSVSENEGQSLFTLLSPEQTGVTFNNAIEENDTFNMVDFFYVYNGGGVAIGDINNDSLPDIFFTGNMVNDRLYLNKGKGSGKNLSFEDISETANILSSGWSTGVTMVDINNDGLLDIYVCRSGNYKAEKRKNKLYINNGIDTRSGIPTFTESAEAYGLADTSYSTQAAFFDYDRDGDLDMYLLNHTNAIRNPNQVRPLITDGSGPANDKLYRNDGAAPNQNPTFTDVTLEAGILYDGLGLGVGVSDINDDGWQDIYVTNDFIANNYLYINNQEGPDGKVTFSEMSQSYFGHQSHFSMGHDIADFNNDGLSDLLTLDMLPQDNYHRKKMSGPMNYNLFQYTLEEGYMPQYMRNTVQLNLGEVNGQHTRFAEIGQLLDLHATDWSWAPLMADFNNNGWKDVFISNGYLRDITDLDFINYTVGLSGNITADSLDQILKDKAKQMPSIKLSNFIFENQGELSFTDATSKWGINRPSLSNGAAYGDLDRDGDLDLVVNNINEAAFIYENLTTSRSGGNFISIRLKGNPLNPVGIGAKVFLYAPEMYQLAEQSLVRGYQSSVAPELHFGIDTIRVVDSIIVEWPDGKISKIEGVNANQNITLAHSEAKKLIAPPFKKTTTPWFTDITQELGLDQQHIDPEYNDFSQQYLLPHKLSDQGPGIAVGDMNADGLEDFFVGGAYDHSGYLFFQQKNGKFTKATLTQSEDEMAAEDLGVLLFDYDNDNDLDLYIASGSNEHYVDSKYYQDRLYENDGKGNFTRTEGVLPSFTVSSSCVKAADYDQDGDLDLFVGGRLIPLKYPLPPDSYLLVNEGGKFVDRSNALAPALRKLGMVTDALWTDFDNDMDADLIVVGEFMPIQFFENTEGKLENVSNRMGLNYTAGLWNSINAGDFDSDGDTDYILGNLGLNTREEVSPDEPMTIYATDLDQNSFIDPIISYYINHKEYPTHSRDDIIRQVPALKKKFPDYESYANAGISDILTQTDKSRAYTAKSFQHASSYLKNTGEGRFELVELPKQAQFAPIYGILVEDFDGDGNFDLLLAGNDFGTEVVSGRYDASIGIFLKGNGKGGFTPTLPMNTGLLLDKDIKGAASIQVKGEQVYLFTNNNGPLQAYKYDNYQQQNVETLKVSNHIFKAKIILNDSTQRNQEFYYGNSYLSQSGRKLPLYGNEAIINLYDFKGEKEVRQP comes from the coding sequence ATGCAACGTCTTATCCATCTTTTCCTATTGCTCATTTTTGTAACCTCTTTGGGGTGCTCTCAGCAAGGATCTGTATCAGAAAATGAAGGTCAGAGCCTTTTCACCCTACTATCTCCGGAACAGACAGGCGTAACATTCAATAACGCTATAGAAGAAAATGACACCTTTAACATGGTTGATTTCTTTTATGTATATAATGGTGGGGGCGTAGCCATTGGAGACATCAATAATGATTCACTTCCTGATATTTTCTTCACCGGAAATATGGTCAATGATCGACTGTATCTTAATAAGGGAAAAGGAAGTGGTAAGAATCTGAGTTTTGAAGACATCAGCGAAACTGCTAATATTTTATCTTCCGGATGGTCTACAGGCGTGACCATGGTAGATATCAACAATGATGGATTACTTGATATTTATGTTTGCCGTTCCGGAAATTATAAGGCTGAAAAGCGGAAAAACAAATTATATATCAATAATGGCATAGATACGCGAAGCGGAATACCAACTTTCACCGAATCCGCCGAAGCATATGGGCTTGCAGATACCAGTTATTCTACCCAGGCAGCTTTCTTTGATTACGATCGTGACGGCGACCTTGACATGTACCTGCTTAATCATACCAATGCCATTCGTAATCCTAATCAGGTACGGCCCCTCATCACTGATGGAAGTGGACCCGCCAATGATAAATTATACCGGAATGATGGTGCCGCTCCCAACCAGAATCCTACCTTCACAGATGTCACACTGGAAGCCGGAATTCTTTATGATGGTTTGGGTCTGGGCGTAGGCGTCAGCGATATCAATGATGATGGATGGCAAGACATCTATGTGACCAATGATTTCATTGCCAACAATTATCTCTATATCAACAATCAGGAGGGGCCGGACGGGAAAGTTACTTTTTCAGAAATGTCCCAGTCTTATTTCGGACATCAAAGTCATTTTAGCATGGGCCATGATATTGCTGATTTTAACAACGATGGGCTCAGTGACCTTCTTACGCTAGATATGCTTCCTCAGGATAATTACCACCGCAAGAAGATGTCCGGCCCAATGAACTACAATCTGTTTCAGTATACACTGGAAGAAGGCTACATGCCGCAGTACATGAGAAACACTGTACAACTCAACCTGGGTGAAGTTAATGGGCAACATACCAGGTTTGCTGAAATCGGACAGCTATTGGATTTACATGCGACAGACTGGAGCTGGGCGCCGCTAATGGCTGATTTCAATAATAATGGCTGGAAAGATGTATTCATTTCTAACGGATATCTCCGAGACATCACTGATCTTGATTTTATCAACTACACAGTAGGCTTAAGTGGCAATATTACGGCAGACAGTCTGGATCAGATTTTAAAAGATAAGGCGAAACAAATGCCTTCCATAAAATTATCAAACTTCATCTTTGAGAACCAGGGAGAATTAAGTTTTACTGATGCTACCAGTAAATGGGGCATAAACCGCCCTTCTCTTTCCAATGGTGCGGCCTATGGGGACCTGGATAGAGACGGCGACCTGGATCTTGTAGTGAATAACATCAATGAAGCTGCTTTTATCTATGAAAATCTGACTACTTCACGAAGTGGTGGAAACTTCATAAGTATACGGCTTAAAGGCAATCCTCTAAACCCGGTAGGAATAGGCGCAAAAGTCTTTTTATATGCTCCTGAAATGTATCAACTGGCAGAACAATCATTAGTAAGAGGTTACCAATCTTCAGTAGCTCCGGAACTGCATTTTGGAATAGATACTATTCGTGTTGTTGACAGCATCATTGTAGAATGGCCTGATGGCAAGATATCTAAAATTGAAGGAGTGAATGCCAACCAAAATATCACCTTAGCGCATTCAGAAGCAAAAAAACTGATAGCCCCTCCTTTTAAAAAAACTACCACACCCTGGTTTACAGACATTACTCAAGAACTTGGACTGGATCAACAACATATAGACCCAGAATACAACGATTTTAGCCAGCAATACCTTTTACCCCATAAATTATCCGATCAGGGCCCTGGAATAGCTGTAGGAGACATGAATGCTGATGGCTTAGAGGATTTCTTCGTCGGAGGTGCTTATGATCATTCTGGCTATCTTTTCTTTCAGCAAAAAAACGGAAAATTTACCAAAGCAACCTTAACCCAATCTGAAGATGAGATGGCTGCTGAAGACCTGGGTGTACTCTTGTTTGATTACGACAATGATAATGATCTAGATCTCTATATTGCCAGCGGCAGTAATGAACACTATGTGGACTCCAAGTACTACCAGGATCGCTTGTATGAGAATGATGGCAAGGGAAATTTTACACGCACTGAAGGAGTACTACCTTCATTTACAGTAAGTAGCTCCTGTGTCAAAGCGGCAGATTATGATCAGGATGGAGATCTGGACCTGTTTGTCGGAGGACGGCTTATTCCACTAAAATACCCACTTCCTCCGGATAGCTACCTGCTCGTTAATGAAGGAGGAAAATTCGTTGATAGATCAAATGCTCTTGCTCCTGCATTGAGGAAGCTGGGAATGGTTACCGATGCCCTCTGGACAGATTTTGACAATGATATGGATGCTGACCTGATTGTTGTCGGTGAGTTTATGCCTATCCAGTTTTTTGAAAATACAGAGGGCAAGCTGGAGAATGTGTCGAACCGAATGGGCCTGAATTATACTGCCGGCTTATGGAACAGTATCAACGCTGGTGATTTTGATTCGGATGGAGATACTGATTATATATTAGGTAATCTAGGGCTAAATACAAGAGAAGAAGTTTCTCCTGATGAGCCCATGACAATTTATGCTACCGATCTGGACCAAAATAGTTTCATTGATCCTATCATCAGTTATTACATCAATCATAAGGAATATCCCACTCATTCCAGAGATGATATCATACGCCAGGTACCTGCTTTAAAAAAGAAGTTTCCAGACTATGAAAGTTATGCCAATGCGGGTATCTCAGATATTTTAACCCAAACTGACAAAAGTAGAGCCTATACCGCCAAATCCTTTCAACACGCTTCTTCTTATCTGAAAAATACAGGTGAGGGTCGTTTTGAATTGGTTGAGTTACCAAAACAAGCACAGTTCGCTCCGATTTATGGCATACTCGTAGAAGACTTTGATGGAGATGGAAATTTTGATTTACTATTGGCGGGTAATGATTTTGGGACAGAAGTAGTCAGTGGCAGGTATGATGCTTCTATTGGAATTTTTCTCAAAGGAAATGGTAAAGGAGGCTTTACCCCTACCCTTCCGATGAACACCGGTTTGTTACTTGATAAAGACATTAAAGGTGCTGCCAGTATACAGGTAAAAGGTGAGCAGGTTTACTTATTCACCAATAATAATGGTCCATTACAGGCTTACAAATATGATAATTACCAGCAACAGAATGTAGAAACGCTGAAGGTCTCAAACCATATTTTCAAAGCGAAAATAATTCTCAATGATAGCACTCAGAGAAATCAGGAGTTCTATTATGGGAATTCATATCTTTCTCAGTCTGGTAGGAAGTTGCCGTTATATGGAAATGAGGCTATAATAAATCTTTATGATTTTAAAGGCGAGAAAGAAGTGAGACAACCTTAA
- a CDS encoding RagB/SusD family nutrient uptake outer membrane protein — protein MKTIMIKIPKLILAFAMLIPFACEELDENPDFITQDNFFNTAEQLELGVNAIYDGIGYGRDWSNHFYNRYVFECRVGYQVGWEKGPLDFQNGNVNPGDDYIGTYWRISYENINRANAVIEKADELKENGISNTALLDRVKAEAIFLRAFYYYNLVRYFDDVPVTTKKTVSDQDLPSNENGKRIALDLIEGDLSMVADVLPESYSGEDVGRATKWAALTLLMKAYLLDENWNEARTTAETIINQGDFALFEDFAYNFDVEHENSGERIFEAQVSASANANEYNNHHSHFVPADLPNELGGVGWHWLNGTKAFRMKYDPEDKRIPGTFITEYPSNRVGLTDEEEYPVVRWSEEASYNLSRFGGMVSADADPNNPEELIFSNGWVAKWVEIGTNANLTERNIVYLRYADVLLGYSEAANESGTGDPYMGINEVRRRAGLEPLSGLSQSELRDAIVEERVLEFAFEQETYPELKRKSTYGGDPDYLGDYIQDFIDTYNVDRELSPQDYVLPIPLNETLGNPNVQQHSVY, from the coding sequence ATGAAAACTATAATGATAAAAATCCCGAAATTAATTCTGGCCTTCGCTATGCTGATCCCCTTTGCTTGCGAAGAACTGGATGAGAACCCTGATTTTATTACGCAGGATAACTTTTTCAATACTGCTGAACAGTTAGAACTTGGGGTAAATGCCATTTATGATGGCATTGGATACGGTCGTGATTGGTCTAATCACTTTTATAACCGTTATGTGTTTGAGTGCCGAGTAGGCTATCAGGTAGGTTGGGAAAAAGGACCACTTGATTTTCAGAATGGTAATGTAAACCCTGGAGACGACTACATCGGAACGTACTGGAGAATTTCTTATGAAAATATCAACAGAGCCAATGCCGTAATAGAAAAGGCTGATGAACTGAAAGAAAATGGTATTTCTAACACTGCATTGCTGGACAGAGTAAAAGCAGAAGCTATTTTCCTGAGAGCATTCTATTACTATAATCTGGTTCGCTATTTTGATGATGTACCTGTTACTACCAAAAAAACAGTGAGCGATCAGGACCTGCCATCTAATGAAAACGGAAAGCGGATTGCGCTTGACCTGATTGAAGGCGACCTTAGCATGGTAGCTGATGTATTACCGGAGTCTTATTCCGGGGAGGATGTAGGCCGAGCTACCAAATGGGCAGCCCTTACCCTGCTCATGAAAGCTTACCTCCTGGACGAAAATTGGAATGAAGCACGTACTACGGCTGAAACTATTATCAACCAGGGAGACTTTGCGCTTTTTGAGGATTTTGCCTATAACTTTGATGTGGAACACGAAAACTCAGGAGAGCGCATTTTTGAAGCACAGGTATCTGCTTCAGCTAATGCTAATGAATATAATAACCACCACTCACACTTTGTACCCGCCGACCTTCCCAATGAACTGGGTGGTGTGGGCTGGCACTGGCTCAATGGCACCAAAGCTTTCCGAATGAAATATGATCCGGAGGATAAAAGGATACCCGGAACTTTCATTACAGAGTATCCTAGTAATCGGGTTGGCCTAACAGATGAAGAAGAATACCCTGTCGTAAGATGGAGTGAGGAAGCTTCTTATAATTTGAGTCGCTTCGGAGGCATGGTATCCGCTGATGCTGACCCTAACAATCCTGAAGAACTTATCTTCTCCAACGGTTGGGTAGCAAAATGGGTAGAAATAGGTACCAATGCCAACCTAACCGAAAGGAATATCGTCTACCTTCGTTATGCCGATGTACTACTGGGCTATTCCGAAGCAGCCAATGAAAGTGGAACCGGTGATCCTTATATGGGGATTAACGAAGTCCGACGGCGAGCAGGCCTGGAACCCCTGTCAGGCTTAAGTCAGTCCGAACTCAGAGATGCTATTGTAGAAGAAAGAGTGCTGGAATTCGCCTTTGAGCAAGAAACATATCCAGAGTTGAAACGCAAAAGTACGTATGGAGGTGATCCTGACTATTTAGGAGATTATATACAGGATTTTATAGATACCTACAATGTTGATCGTGAGCTTTCTCCTCAAGATTATGTTCTTCCCATACCATTGAATGAAACTTTGGGTAATCCAAATGTACAACAGCATTCAGTGTATTAA